A single genomic interval of Microbacterium sp. BLY harbors:
- a CDS encoding TSUP family transporter produces MLILVVVAAFGAGWIDAVVGGGGLLQLPALLLIPGIAPVQALATNKLASVFGTATSSVTYYRRAKPDIRTALPMAVIALIGSFGGAAVATVLPPAAFKPIIVVALLAVALFTAFRPQLGAATQLRFHGHKHHIMAGLAGLGIGFYDGMIGPGTGTFLVITLVALLGYDFLQASAKAKIVNFATNAGALLLFIPHGSVLWLLGGILAVANVAGSYLGSRMAISRGTTFIRVVFLVVVVALIAKLGVDVWNENLAPFLASLA; encoded by the coding sequence GTCGTGGCGGCCTTCGGCGCCGGGTGGATCGATGCCGTCGTTGGCGGGGGCGGGCTGCTGCAGCTCCCCGCACTGCTCCTCATCCCCGGCATCGCTCCGGTCCAGGCGCTCGCGACGAACAAGCTCGCCTCCGTGTTCGGCACCGCCACGAGCAGCGTCACCTATTACCGGCGTGCGAAACCGGACATCCGGACCGCGCTGCCGATGGCGGTCATCGCCTTGATCGGCTCGTTCGGAGGGGCGGCCGTCGCGACGGTCCTGCCCCCGGCCGCGTTCAAGCCCATCATCGTGGTCGCGCTCCTCGCGGTCGCGTTGTTCACGGCGTTCCGCCCCCAGCTCGGTGCCGCCACGCAGCTGCGCTTCCACGGGCACAAGCACCACATCATGGCCGGTCTCGCCGGGCTCGGCATCGGCTTCTACGACGGCATGATCGGGCCGGGGACGGGCACGTTCCTCGTGATCACTCTCGTGGCGCTCCTGGGCTACGACTTCCTGCAGGCGAGCGCGAAGGCCAAGATCGTGAACTTCGCGACGAACGCGGGGGCCCTGCTGCTGTTCATCCCGCACGGGTCGGTGCTGTGGCTCCTCGGCGGGATCCTCGCGGTCGCGAACGTCGCCGGGAGCTACCTGGGCTCGCGCATGGCGATCTCGCGCGGCACGACGTTCATCCGCGTGGTGTTCCTCGTGGTGGTGGTGGCGCTGATCGCGAAGCTCGG